In Nitrospirota bacterium, the following are encoded in one genomic region:
- a CDS encoding ABC transporter ATP-binding protein: MGTTEYVVQFENVSKRYANHPRTLRESLSRWRRGSRGRSGGADQPADGALWALKDVSFAVERGEVIGVIGANGAGKSTLLKLMAGITAPTAGRVHVQGRVASLIELGAGFNLDLTGRENVYLNGLVLGMRRHEIQSCYDRIAEFSGLGRFLEVPVKYYSSGMYARLGFSIAAHVRGDVVLADEILGVGDAAFQQQCLQKIHDLKASATVVCVSHDLVMIEKVCTRALWFREGRLECDGVPQKVTDAYLETVRRAQKQDRMTQSPAGSGSVERRIGSGEIEIVDVATCDGSGQERAVFRTFSPLIVRIRYRVNGPFSDPNFGVNVYAQDGAFVHGSNTFLEGAPVKVEGREGTVTVAYPRLPLLGGVYWLTVGVTSGGNWAAPYDLRERVARFEVLRTHPDGGLVRFDHQWGGHV; encoded by the coding sequence ATGGGAACGACCGAGTACGTGGTCCAATTCGAGAACGTGTCGAAGCGCTACGCGAACCACCCGCGGACGCTGCGGGAGTCCCTGTCGCGATGGCGTCGAGGATCGCGCGGCAGGTCGGGCGGGGCCGATCAACCGGCCGATGGAGCCCTGTGGGCGCTCAAGGACGTGAGCTTTGCCGTCGAGCGGGGCGAAGTGATCGGGGTCATCGGAGCCAACGGCGCGGGGAAAAGCACGCTTCTGAAGCTGATGGCCGGGATCACGGCCCCCACGGCGGGCCGGGTGCATGTGCAGGGGCGAGTCGCGTCGCTGATCGAGCTCGGGGCCGGGTTTAACCTGGACCTGACGGGCCGGGAGAACGTGTACTTGAACGGCCTCGTGCTGGGAATGCGGCGCCATGAGATCCAGAGTTGCTACGACCGCATTGCGGAATTCTCCGGGCTGGGGCGGTTCCTGGAAGTGCCGGTCAAGTACTATTCCTCCGGGATGTATGCGCGACTGGGGTTTTCGATTGCGGCCCATGTGCGGGGCGATGTCGTCCTCGCCGACGAAATCCTGGGGGTCGGGGACGCGGCCTTTCAACAGCAATGTCTGCAGAAGATTCATGATCTGAAAGCCTCGGCGACCGTCGTGTGCGTGTCGCACGATCTCGTCATGATCGAGAAGGTCTGTACGCGGGCGTTGTGGTTTCGAGAGGGACGATTGGAGTGTGACGGCGTCCCTCAGAAGGTCACGGACGCGTACCTCGAGACGGTGCGCAGGGCACAGAAACAGGATCGCATGACCCAATCGCCTGCCGGGTCCGGTTCCGTGGAGCGGCGGATCGGAAGCGGCGAGATTGAGATCGTGGACGTTGCGACGTGCGACGGGTCTGGGCAGGAAAGAGCGGTTTTTAGGACGTTCAGCCCGCTCATCGTCCGTATCCGTTACCGTGTCAACGGCCCGTTCTCGGATCCCAACTTCGGGGTAAACGTCTATGCCCAAGACGGGGCGTTTGTCCACGGGAGCAACACGTTTCTCGAAGGGGCACCGGTCAAAGTTGAGGGGAGGGAGGGAACCGTGACGGTGGCGTATCCGCGGCTCCCTTTGCTGGGCGGCGTCTACTGGCTGACGGTCGGCGTAACGTCCGGGGGCAACTGGGCTGCGCCTTACGATTTGCGCGAGCGTGTGGCGCGATTCGAAGTCCTGAGGACCCATCCGGATGGGGGACTCGTCCGCTTTGACCATCAGTGGGGCGGGCATGTTTGA